In Lolium rigidum isolate FL_2022 chromosome 7, APGP_CSIRO_Lrig_0.1, whole genome shotgun sequence, the DNA window GTGTCACACAAAGACTCGATGGCCATTGCCATTTGCCGGTACCGACGTGGAACAACTCTTAAGAACTTGAGCACCGCCTTGTGCTCGGACACAGGGTCGTCCAGCAGCTCAAGATCGTTGATGATGCCTGTGAGCCGCATGGCGAATGCTTCCACGGACTCACCGTCGTGGAACTTGAGCGCCTCGAACTCAGCGCGCCGCGTTTGCGCCTTGGCCTCGCGAACGCGGTCAACGCCCATCCGCATCATCTTCACGGCGTCCCACGCCAGCTTGGCGGAGTCCTtgaccgcgagcgtgcgcagcatcTCCGGCGGCACATTCCGCAGGATGACGCCGAGCGCCCGCCGGTCGTCGCGCTCGCTCCCAACTCCGGTGTCGACCACTGTCCACAGGCCTTGCGCCTGCAGCTGGACGCGCATGACGAGCGCCCAGTCGACATAGTTGGTGCGAGTGAGCACCAGCGCCGGTCCCGGCGCGTCGTGCTCATGGATGACCCTCTCCACCACACGCGTCTCCGCAGCACCATCGCTGACGGTGACCTCCAAACTCTTCGTCCCCGACACCTCAGACTTATTGTCTACGCCTTTCCCTGTCATCGTCGCGGATCAAACACCGGACGACTACAAAGCCTTGGATCGAACACCAaagagctctgataccagctgttgtTGTTTGGACAAAGAAACGCACACACACTGAGTGGAGTTcacagggagagagagtggaagagcaCACGTACACACACTAGAGAGGAAATGCTCTCGGTAGTGGACACAAGGAGCTGAAGCAAAGTTTCTGTTACTTACTTCTCTTACTACTTGGTGTCTCTAAACGAAGTACTACATGCCTTTATATAGGACTTGCTAGCTACTGATACATGGTGGGAACATTGGACATGCAGTCCAGCCGCATTGTATATCCTCACTACTGCTGATATCTTGACTACTATTACTCACTGCTAGCTGCAGCTTATTTTGAACTGGTAGAAgagcaaagtctcacatggtggcTCACCACGTGATGCATATGTGTATGCATGCAGCACACAAGTTTGCTTAGGCTAACACTAACGGCCTTGTACAGGCATAGCGTCGACAGCGCGGCTGCGCGTCGTTGGAAGAATCAACCTGCAGCTCGGGTTCTCCGTACAGGTCCTACTATCGatgagcagtggcggagccaggaaaaAATTGAAGCCTGGGCGAACCATAAGCTAAGAAAAAAAAAGCGAGATTGAGAACGATATTTAGatatctctctctatatatatataagaaAAATATAAGTACTAAATTGAGTACCGTACATTCATAATAggaaacataaaaaataaaatttgatATGATAAATAGCTCACTTGACAAAGAGTCACAAATAAAATTCTGGATATTCATATGCTTATTCATTACCCATGATGGAACCTGCAAGATTAGAAAAGAGTGTAAGAACTAGTAATCCATAGTGCTCCAAAGAGTTGACACCATTAAAATGCATGGCACATACTCTTCAAATACTAATGACACCTTGGTAAAATCCCTTTACGATTCTTAAAGGGTTGAAACTGTAGAATAATAATTAAATCAGCAAGTGATTTAAATATCTCACGCTCAGTGTAGCATATCATCAGGTGATTAAAACAATCATCATTTGCGCAATTTAAACTTGATAATTTTCATTGCCGAGAAAGCTCTCTCAACAGATGTCGTTAACACTCGCAATAACAAAGCCAACTCAATGAGATTGTAAACCAATGGAATTATCAAGAGTTTATATGTTTTAACCATTTTTACAGCCAAGCTTTCAAAATCATTGCAAGTAGGTAACGCCGCATGATTTCTCAAATGAATGACATAAGTCTCAAGTTGATCCATCAATATTGTACGATCAACATTAGAGAAACCTGCATTATCTGAAATCAAAGATTGATACGATGATTTGAGAACATAATCATTTTAAATTGATTTCTTACTAAGATTCCAAGTGTGGAATTGGTCAACTAGATGAACAAACTTTTTTCCCCAATTCATAGATTAAAAAGATGGAGTTCATGGAATCGATGGAGAAAAATGTTCAGACTTCAGTATGTACCAATCGCTGCCGGCCTGACCTATAGCAGTGCAGAGCCGAGTCTTCAATTGTCGTTGTGCTGCCGTCGCCAGTGCGAGCGCCGCGCCGGCGTGGCCTGCTGCAGCTGCCGTCGCGCCTCGCCTGTTGGGAGACGAAAAGACGAACAAGAACCCGATTCAGTGTCTTCAGACTTCCGTGGAAGGAACGACCGTGGCCTCGTGATGTTCAGTTGGGTAGGCCTGTTGACTTGTTGTTGCCTGTTGGGCCAAAGGAGAAACGCAACGTCCAACGTAGGTTGGGCTAGAATTTAGCCCGGGCAAATAGCCAGATAATTACGAAATCGCTGCCTAATTAATTGAGGTTTGCACGCTGTCGGAGGAGGTCGAGCCCGGGCAGCTGCCCGGGCATGCCGGGCTGAAGCTCCGCCCATGTCGATGAGGTAAGTTGCAACTGCTGGCAGTCTTGCATTTTCGGTTTCCATCGCTGGAATGGTCGTCTCTGTTGCGCTTCTTTCTCTACTATCACTTTCACTTGCAAAACATAATATAATTGACCAGCATCAGTTTCTTGTTCGGCTGATTGATGAAACAATTCACCTCTCACTTATCTCACTGAACCTGACTGACATTGTATGGCTGCAAAACCCATACAAAATAGGAGTCGGCATGGCATTAGTTGTGAGAAAATTCTGTTTGTTAACCATTTGTGTTGTTGATTGGTGGATATGTTTCAGTTGCTGGCAGCACATAATGTCAGTATGAATTACTAATGCCATTTAAATTGCAGAATTCCACCATATATCCTTGTTTTCTCTTCCCCCAACTTAAGGATTTTAGTCTAAGACATGCAACAACTGCATAGCCTGTATAACAGGGGTTTTCCAATCTAGAAACCATgaaacttcattctctttaaTTATTGTTTGTAAGCACCAACTATAGCAATGGATGACTAATACCTGCCAAACAAAAATGTTTAAACTTTAAATAACCTGGCACATCACCTCAGTCTATATGATGAATAGCTTACATCGGAAACCTGAACTAAATATAATTTGATTTGATCAATGTAGTGTTTCTGAATTGTAGGCGATAAAAATATTCTGcattttcctagatttattaatgCATTTATGCAACATGATTATACACAGGAAGAGATTGGTAATGCACATGCTCTTCTCTCAGTATATTCTATAATGTACAAACAATCAAGGCATACATGGACTATACATAGTACAATGTGTGCTTGAAACTTGAAAGTGGTTTCTTTTAGGATCTTCATCTATTTTAGAAGAGTTCCTTGAAATTTAACAAAAACGTTGCACTGTGTTAGTCATTTCAGTATGAGTTGATATGCCAAAATAAGAGTTCTAAAATTACATATCATGAAGTTAAGGTGGTTCATAGATCTTTGATGTTTGATAGCCGAGGTATAGAGTTTACAGATATAAAAGCAGGGGATAGCCCTCTGAAAATTAGATATTCCTTTTTCTAACAGTATACTGCGAAGAAAAATCTGTACCATATTTAGAATTTAAACCCTTAATGTAGATTCTGTCTTCAGAATATAAAATCATATCTCATCCTAACTTATATCCATCTTTATACATTGTAAACAGCACCTTCAAAAGGATGCTGAAATTACTGATCCATACGAGCAGGAGAAGTTTCATATCGATTATCTCACCATAAGATCAGCCAGTAAATATGGGTGGGATACTTGTGCTGCTTGTTATTTTCAGGATCCCAACAGCATCGTCGACACAAAGACAGGAAAGGTGAGTATTGCTCATACTAGTAGGGTTGGCTGCTGATTATGTTTTTTGGTTTATAGCATATTGCTCTCTTAAATTAATTAAACTTCTTATGAGCAGCTGGAGAAGCACTTCAATAACAACCACCATGAGGATGAAGCGCCGAAGAGATGCAAAGTGTGCGACGCCTTGTTTCACAGTCAGCGGCTTAAGTGGCACATCAAATTTTGCCACCCTGAACATTGCAGTCGGTTAGTTATGATACGAAACATGTTTTCCTTTGTCTTTGTGTGTGCCTGTTATATGATATTTCAACCAAATGTCAAGTTTATTTAGACTCAATTCCTTCATTAGCATAATGTATTCAGCTCCGTGCAGACCACATTTTGTTTGAACTTGGGTTCATAGCTCTGTGCACACCACATTTTGTTTGAACCTGAGCTCTTATGAAGAAACATTCATGATCAGTCCAACCACACAAGTAGGATCTGCACCAATCCACACTTGATCACACAACAGTCTGCCCAAGCTTTAGCTAATTCATGTGCCACCACATTACCAGAACGACTGACTTTCGCACCAGCGAAAGCTGGCACCATCCGTAGTAAGGTTTTGAAATCCTCCATAATTCCTGAGATTTCAGACTTTCATATCTCAGGAGAGTCTAGATCATGCATCACAGCCGCATAGTCATTTTCCCTTCTTAGAGGGACTTCATAGTTGGACATAATCACCTTCATATCATTCACTCCCACAGTGGCCTCTGTCACTTCAGTGCTGGGCAATTTGAGAGGTTTTCCTGGACCGAGAGAAGCATATTACCGGCGTCATCCCGTAGGATACGTCCCCAGGAACCAGTTTTTGCACCCTCAGAAAAACCTGCTTCAAAATTTAACAGTACACTGCCGGTCTGAGGTTTTGACCAGGAGCATGCAGCCTCCTTCCAATGCTTTTTGTGTTTTCACAAAAATAGGGTAAACAGGCTGTTTCCTTAAGGGTCAATCAAAAGTTCCGTGTCTCTATTATGTTGCACCGGGATGAGGTAGGATTGCACAATACAAGATGAGTGTTCTTCAATCCTGCTTTTACCATCGCCAAAAAGAATGTTATTTATTAGGTGCCGCCTGGGCCACCATCGTAGCAGCAATTTAACTCTCATCTCTTCCTTTACCTGACTCGGTAAGACTAGGGCCCATGTCCAGTAAATCGAAAAACATGTTCATCAGGGAGGGACCAATCTTTGTGGATCTTCTGTCTAAGATTTTCCACTGCTGGATTGGTTTAAGTTTTACACAGTTAAATACTTTAATTTTGTTATGAATGCAGATGAGAATTTTATAGTCAATTTTTTTGAAGTTAGCTCAGTCAAGTTTTCTTATCTTTGTCATCACCTGAAGTTTCTGCGTGTTTGAAAACTAAGCGTGCATTTCTTCATTTTTTTTCCAGGGATTTGAAGGTCTCATCATGATCATGCACGTGTCTCAATCAGGAGAAGGTGTTTACAGTGGTTTGTGGAAGACAAAAGACATGTTCTCCTCAAAACAGTCTGTCATTTTCTCGGAGATGATTTGTAAATCAGGATGTTTCACCTTTTGGTTTTTCGTTTTCTCATCTAGGATCTAGGGGAAGAGATAATCTCATGTTCATTAGGTTATTGTCATATTATCGTACAATTTTGTGATAATTGTCCAAAACATCATTCCCAGAACTTCCTTGCTCAAGCAGCACACCTCCTGGCGTGAAGTTTATATCATGCCAATTCTCTTTGATGAGCAATAGGGTAAGCCTAATAAACTTACATAAAGATTCTTTAATTCAGTTTGCATACGAGCAATGTAGTAggcctgatcaattttcataaagATTATGTCATTTCAGTTGTCGCTGATGAGCAATTGTGTATGCCTTGTCTGTCTTAGAATTGAGAGCTTGAATGATTATTGTTTTGTGACAGTTCTCAGAAACATCAACTGTGTGAGGTAAAAAAAGGGCACAATCTTCACTAATCCGGAGTAATATGAACTTTTGTTCACACATTCCTTTTTGTCCCTACGGGTCTCACATCAGAGTCAAACGAAATTCATCAAACGGGACATCAACAAACATTGCTAAAACGACTATTCAAAAAAAACATTGCTAAAACGAGGAAGGAGAGAAAAGGCTCTCAGCAAATTAGTTCTGCACAACCAAGAACAGATTACACTTGTCCCTGTACCCCACCTCTACAAGCTAGCCAGGCCCTCCAGTTTGCCTCTGCCATCGAACACCCGCACATTCCTCGCCTTCCTCAGCTCCGTCGCGATGAAGCGCGTGGTCGCTTCTGGCAACCATGGTATTTGGGAGACCAAGGCTAGTCACCAGgcctgataaggggtggcccgatcttctcagtaagcaacggtggtgatgatgatcacggggtgatggcagcggagaaacacgacgaggtGATTGATAACTTGTACGACGCAACGAGATCTTTCGATTggcccctgtcgccaatgcaacagctctcaaccctgcaagatattcgcaactccacacacttgcgcacgtagccgccgaccacgaagcggtaagttgcaaccgtctaattcccaatggaacagcagatcacacaagactttttcaggatctacacaatatcaagcaatatggtgtaggaattcaatagttttgctagagcaaacaactaagaactagggtttatcttaaacgtggtctaaagcagctaggggggcgtcctgggcacttatataggtgtccgggacgagttctgatcgaaaagatacaagaataaccgacccagaatagatctggtcgagacagactcggacgaatccggtctggaatccgatcaaccgggccagggaccgggtcggccggtctggcgtccggtcaaccgggcggcaaccggaaacttcgcaactttccggttttttcccggtacgatgcatcatatccggttggcggccggttggcaaccggtcaaccgggccggggaccgggctggccggtctgggggccggtcggaccgggtgctggaccggcctggacgtcgtcttctcctctcgcgcatgcctccctctcctccctcgcgcgaccatgagatatcttcatgtccagctccatgtccagcttcacgtccaccttgacgtccgtcttcatgtccagctgctcctctactcctcgtgcgacgctcgtctcctcttgatacctgatgatacataagtaataggacttaggcagtataaagttctcatcaatcaaagtaccgtttagaaacaagttcacctgttgtttaagtagcttcgcacgagcccttgtaattggtccaatccgaacttcatcggacttgagcttcacagcaggttcatcttcatttatcaatgacggaggtagtggtgtagtagggatgtcctcatcatctcccccccttcaaaaggcgtcgacctcgacgctccaaggtcttctccgtcatatggtgtcaaatcagcaacattgaaagaattactgacaccaaactcatcaactggaagatctatcgagt includes these proteins:
- the LOC124677892 gene encoding uncharacterized protein LOC124677892, which encodes MPTMSAWLSAVFQRSRTDDDDPVDAPLVVPARKKHRGFQSYMYARRRPSDAELARNQEAADRILPPGPTIDEHLQKDAEITDPYEQEKFHIDYLTIRSASKYGWDTCAACYFQDPNSIVDTKTGKLEKHFNNNHHEDEAPKRCKVCDALFHSQRLKWHIKFCHPEHCSRDLKVSS